From Mytilus edulis chromosome 8, xbMytEdul2.2, whole genome shotgun sequence, one genomic window encodes:
- the LOC139485293 gene encoding UPF0739 protein C1orf74 homolog translates to MMASCALDLHIYKDWYSLIDQHLGRKMRHHLTELLHNVTALDQAIKPSYLLDFGIKASSFHHFVEDLKRTGCVKTILNIYQMGTDLLVINPRCIQVLQQCTNLESLYIPTDVSSGLAKPQTIKRKLLFEELLQSIKLLPFSLDNISMFDIDVTDMNLTTMFGILLGYPFTYWFERETEENCLSMIPLRCLKVTRTIHIQKENKTQLNSAESFNVFSFSVPEELFDSTAEDHLNRWFSQKKMIDSSLQLSTQTEILPKVAM, encoded by the coding sequence ATGATGGCCAGTTGTGCTTTAGATTTACATATTTACAAAGATTGGTATTCCTTAATAGACCAACATCTTGGAAGAAAGATGAGACATCATTTGACAGAGCTTCTTCACAATGTTACTGCTCTTGATCAAGCAATTAAACCTTCTTATCTCTTAGATTTTGGGATTAAAGCTTCATCCTTTCATCATTTTGTTGAAGATTTGAAGAGAACTGGATGTGTCAAGACAATACTTAATATTTACCAGATGGGGACAGATCTGTTGGTCATAAACCCTAGATGTATACAAGTTTTACAGCAGTGCACAAACTTGGAATCATTGTACATTCCAACAGATGTTTCGTCGGGTCTTGCAAAGCCACAGACAATAAAAAGGAAACTATTATTTGAAGAATTATTACAATCTATAAAACTACTGCCATTTAGCTTGGATAATATATCCATGTTTGATATAGATGTAACGGACATGAATCTGACAACTATGTTTGGGATACTTCTAGGTTATCCCTTTACATATTGGTTTGAAAGAGAAACCGAAGAAAACTGCCTCTCTATGATACCATTAAGATGTTTAAAAGTTACAAGAACAATACATATACAGAAGGAGAATAAAACACAATTGAATTCCGCTGAAAGTTTCAATGTATTCTCTTTCAGTGTACCAGAAGAATTATTTGATAGCACTGCTGAAGATCATCTAAATCGGTGGTTTTCTCAAAAGAAAATGATAGACTCAAGTTTACAGCTGTCAACTCAAACGGAGATATTACCTAAGGTGGCAAtgtaa